One part of the Vicia villosa cultivar HV-30 ecotype Madison, WI linkage group LG6, Vvil1.0, whole genome shotgun sequence genome encodes these proteins:
- the LOC131613795 gene encoding uncharacterized protein LOC131613795 yields the protein MTNRLKSIIYYFSKQLTVLCLCIKLPQLPLHLWGAKSLSKIGSAIGVPLVTDECTASKLRVSYARILVEVDITKALTHEISIKECEGRKLAQKVEYEWRPLYCDQCQKIGHNCKTKRKEKEKQWLPKPKPLENQLENEGNEGVPKVQKQNHENEEVEETWTTVVTSKRDKGKKVLFGSSSDSEECVNGFDALKVSNNPVLFPVGDPFKQEKANQIRHKLNLYQHYVDNYNHHVNGRIWITWDENKYNLQLVSSTDQYMHCGVYDKMGSFMFWLTGIYALNQLEKRRVLWKDMITLHQSIRGPWCAMGDFNNVAGAQDRIGGNMVVESEYKDL from the exons ATGACTAATAGGTTGA AGAGCATAATATATTACTTTTCTAAGCAACTAACAGTATTATGTTTATGTATTAAGCTTCCTCAActtccacttcatttatggggtgCAAAGAGTTTAAGCAAGATTGGCAGTGCTATAGGAGTACCATTGGTTACGGATGAATGTACGGCGAGCAAATTGCGCGTATCCTATGCCCGAATTCTGGTAGAGGTAGATATCACAAAAGCACTTACACATGAAATTTCCATCAAAGAATGCGAAGGAAGAAAGCTAGCTCAGAAAGTGGAATATGAATGGAGACCCTTGTACTGTGACCAATGTCAGAAAATTGGGCATAATTGCAAGACAAAGAGGAAGGAAAAGGAGAAACAATGGCTGCCGAAACCTAAACCACTAGAGAATCAGCTGGAGAATGAAGGTAATGAGGGCGTTCCAAAGGTTCAAAAACAGAATCACGAGAATGAAGAGGTGGAGGAAACTTGGACTACAGTGGTCACCTCAAAGAGAGATAAAGGTAAGAAGGTTCTCTTTGGTTCATCATCTGATTCTGAGGAATGTGTGAATGGTTTTGATGCGTTAAAGGTTTCGAATAACCCTGTCTTGTTCCCCGTAGGGGATCCAT TTAAGCAAGAGAAAGCCAATCAGATTAGACATAAACTTAATCTTTATCAACACTATGTTGACAACTATAATCATCATGTAAATGGTAGGATTTGGATTACTTGGGATGAGAATAAGTATAATCTGCAGCTTGTGTCTAGTACTGACCAGTATATGCATTGTGGTGTTTATGATAAAATGGGTAGTTTCATGTTTTGGCTGACTGGTATTTATGCCCTTAACCAACTTGAAAAGAGAAGAGTCTTATGGAAGGATATGATAACTCTTCACCAATCTATTAGAGGGCCTTGGTGTGCTATGGGCGATTTTAATAACGTGGCAGGGGCACAAGATAGAATTGGTGGAAATATGGTTGTTGAATCTGAGTA